Proteins encoded within one genomic window of Granulicella pectinivorans:
- a CDS encoding TonB-dependent receptor — translation MPASLLAQNTTADVIGTATDASGAVVPGATVQLTDVGTQEKRTVTSNDAGQYTFTLLKPSHYTLTVMGKGFKTATIQDFALAAGDRAREDAHLTLGSEDQVVQVEAQAPALQSDSSVLSSTVTEKATQELPLNGRNFYNLVQITAGATEGLNNGLASGNRPDDRRLTSSVSVNGQADVINNQLIDGMDNNERVIGSIGVRPSVDAIQEVNIQTNTFTAESGRSAGAIINVITKSGTNKLHGSVYEFLRNDVLNTNPYKFGASIPKPHYRQNQYGGSIGGPILKDRTFFFGDYEGLRIVRGLNPTQTTVPTAFERANPGNFTDNPAINQTVTTPDKVGLQYFNLFPLPTSTALTNNYTVSPSNSQTSDTADGRVDHRFSASDFGFIRYTFNRVITNVGGLFPSVSAAGLTIAPGGNLSSYAGPAKSLAHQVQFNYIHTFTPNLLLELKAGYTFLNNRQDPQNFGLAPNTAFGQANINFSPRTSELSPVTISQGATLGGHPPIVYLENTWQYVGAVSWTHGKQTIKLGGGVIRRQDTTTQTDSASGSWTFTNFATLLAGNYSSLSRNDILFQPHNRTWEPHVYVQDDWHVAQSLTINLGLRWDLYTPYTDTNNILSNFDTDTGKIVVAGTPGVDGHGNVRVDYSNLAPRVGFAYTPIAKTVIRGGFGLSFAPENLTSGSALVNQPFNATIGPCSTTSPCDASHKYFADGLPVPVANSATNPTGSVSAALDPHFKSTYIEQFNLTAEREFGGNLVTASYVGELGRRLAYYLSDVNAASPNSQSFVDPTATNLVVSTFNYNTLRPYYGTSPGITGVPLFTSKGISSYNALQLVFKRRLTKGLDTSVTYTYAHNLDDSETISNDGGDGFGSVPSLVPTLEYGNANLDVRHRATGAFNYSLPFGNSYRGIRGVLVKGWQANGIVVLNTGLPFSVTNIANRSGTRPGTANTDRPNQIASARIAHPSVLQWFNTAAYQRQLGGVVGNEHRDQVSGPGLQRVDLSLFKTFTITERVNMEFRTEAFNVMNTAQFAFPNASLGNAAFGTITSTANAYNPRILQFAARFKF, via the coding sequence ATGCCAGCTTCGCTCCTGGCTCAGAACACAACTGCCGACGTCATCGGCACAGCCACGGATGCTTCGGGTGCCGTGGTTCCGGGCGCCACGGTGCAGTTGACCGACGTAGGCACACAGGAGAAACGAACGGTGACGTCGAATGATGCCGGCCAATATACGTTCACACTCCTGAAGCCGAGCCACTACACGCTGACCGTGATGGGCAAAGGCTTCAAGACAGCCACGATTCAAGATTTCGCGCTGGCTGCAGGGGATCGTGCGCGTGAAGATGCGCACCTCACGCTCGGATCCGAAGATCAGGTCGTGCAGGTAGAGGCCCAGGCACCGGCGCTGCAGTCTGACTCATCTGTGCTCAGCAGCACCGTGACCGAAAAGGCCACGCAGGAGCTTCCGCTAAACGGACGCAACTTCTATAACCTGGTGCAGATTACGGCAGGTGCCACGGAGGGCTTGAACAACGGGCTCGCAAGCGGTAACCGCCCCGATGACCGGCGCTTAACGTCGTCGGTCTCGGTGAACGGACAGGCAGACGTCATCAACAATCAGTTGATCGATGGCATGGACAACAACGAGCGCGTGATCGGCTCCATTGGCGTCCGTCCTTCGGTCGATGCGATTCAGGAAGTTAACATCCAGACGAATACGTTCACGGCGGAGTCGGGGCGTTCGGCAGGCGCGATCATCAATGTGATCACGAAATCCGGAACGAATAAGCTGCATGGGTCGGTGTACGAATTCCTCCGCAACGATGTGTTGAATACGAATCCTTACAAGTTCGGTGCCTCTATTCCCAAGCCACACTACCGGCAGAACCAGTACGGCGGCAGCATCGGTGGCCCGATTTTGAAGGACAGGACCTTCTTCTTTGGAGACTATGAGGGACTGCGGATCGTGCGCGGCTTGAACCCGACACAGACGACAGTGCCAACTGCGTTTGAGCGCGCGAACCCAGGCAACTTCACCGACAACCCTGCAATCAACCAGACGGTCACCACGCCCGATAAGGTTGGCCTGCAGTATTTCAATCTGTTCCCTCTACCCACCAGCACCGCGCTGACGAACAACTACACGGTGTCGCCCTCGAACTCGCAAACGAGCGATACAGCGGACGGACGCGTGGATCACCGCTTCAGCGCTTCGGACTTCGGGTTCATTCGCTATACGTTCAATCGTGTCATCACCAATGTCGGCGGCCTCTTTCCCTCCGTCAGCGCAGCCGGTTTGACGATTGCGCCTGGTGGCAACCTGAGCAGCTATGCGGGTCCGGCAAAGAGCCTCGCGCACCAGGTGCAGTTCAACTACATCCACACCTTTACGCCGAACCTTCTGTTGGAGTTGAAGGCTGGCTACACCTTCCTGAACAACCGCCAAGATCCACAGAACTTCGGCCTGGCACCGAATACCGCATTCGGACAGGCGAACATAAACTTCAGCCCGCGCACGAGTGAGCTTTCGCCGGTCACGATCAGCCAGGGAGCAACGCTGGGCGGACATCCGCCGATCGTGTATCTCGAAAACACGTGGCAGTATGTCGGCGCAGTAAGCTGGACGCATGGCAAGCAGACCATCAAACTGGGCGGCGGTGTCATCCGCCGTCAGGACACAACGACGCAGACCGACTCCGCATCGGGCTCATGGACCTTCACCAACTTCGCGACCCTGCTGGCTGGAAACTACAGCAGCCTGAGCCGGAACGACATCCTCTTCCAGCCGCACAACCGTACATGGGAACCGCATGTCTACGTGCAGGACGACTGGCACGTAGCGCAGAGCCTCACCATCAACCTAGGCCTGCGTTGGGACCTTTATACGCCGTATACCGACACCAACAACATCCTTTCGAACTTCGATACGGATACCGGCAAAATCGTCGTGGCAGGCACGCCCGGTGTGGATGGTCACGGCAACGTGCGGGTCGACTATTCCAACCTCGCTCCGCGCGTCGGCTTTGCCTACACCCCCATCGCGAAGACCGTTATTCGCGGCGGATTCGGCCTCAGCTTTGCGCCGGAGAATCTCACCTCCGGTTCGGCGCTTGTCAACCAGCCCTTCAACGCAACCATTGGTCCATGCAGCACAACGTCACCCTGCGATGCTTCCCACAAGTACTTCGCCGACGGACTTCCTGTGCCGGTAGCCAACTCCGCGACCAACCCGACCGGCTCGGTGAGCGCCGCTCTCGATCCTCACTTCAAGTCGACCTATATCGAGCAGTTCAACCTCACCGCAGAACGTGAGTTCGGCGGCAACCTCGTAACGGCTTCCTATGTTGGCGAACTCGGACGCCGGTTGGCCTATTACCTCTCGGACGTGAACGCGGCCAGCCCAAACAGCCAGTCGTTTGTGGACCCCACGGCAACCAACCTTGTGGTCTCCACCTTCAACTACAACACCCTGCGCCCTTACTACGGCACTTCGCCGGGGATCACTGGCGTTCCTCTCTTCACAAGCAAAGGCATCTCTTCGTATAACGCTCTGCAGCTTGTGTTCAAGCGGCGTCTGACGAAGGGCCTCGATACGTCGGTCACATACACCTACGCGCACAATCTGGACGACAGTGAGACGATCAGCAACGATGGCGGCGATGGCTTCGGCTCCGTACCTTCGCTCGTGCCAACACTCGAGTATGGCAACGCCAATCTCGATGTGCGGCATCGCGCGACGGGTGCCTTCAACTACTCGCTGCCGTTTGGCAACAGCTACCGGGGCATCCGCGGCGTCCTGGTGAAAGGCTGGCAGGCGAACGGCATCGTTGTGCTAAACACTGGCCTTCCCTTCTCCGTCACGAACATCGCCAACCGCAGCGGCACGCGGCCTGGCACAGCGAACACCGACCGCCCCAACCAGATTGCGAGCGCACGCATCGCCCATCCGTCCGTCTTGCAGTGGTTCAATACCGCGGCCTACCAGAGGCAGCTTGGCGGTGTAGTAGGCAACGAGCACCGCGATCAGGTCTCCGGACCCGGTCTTCAGCGCGTCGATCTGTCCCTCTTCAAGACCTTCACGATCACCGAAAGGGTGAACATGGAGTTCCGCACAGAGGCCTTCAACGTCATGAACACGGCGCAGTTCGCCTTCCCCAACGCCTCTCTCGGCAATGCTGCCTTCGGTACCATCACAAGCACAGCTAATGCCTATAACCCGCGGATTCTGCAGTTCGCGGCCCGCTTCAAGTTCTAA
- a CDS encoding M81 family metallopeptidase — protein sequence MHRRSFLKTASAASLSMAVKPSLLASMQPRVAFGGIGIESSTYSRIRARMQDFSVLSGTALTESQRFAFLKKYAVPFLPTTVAAATPGGPVDRATYAAIKQQFLDGLKALLPLDGLFLPMHGAMFVDGMQDAEGDWMEAARKVVGPDCLLSASYDLHGNVSKRVIDNIDMLSAFRTAPHIDREETMQRACAMLLHCLEQHIRPTLVWAPIPVLMPGERSSTTWQPGERLWAQLPKLNEEPGILDVSMLVGYVWADEPRSTACAVVTGTAVASEKKIALSLAQQYWDARREFQFGTETGTIDECIEKAMKAKTQPAILADSGDNPTGGGTSDRAEVLQELLRLKAKNVVFAGITDRPAADKCYAAGVGATLRLSIGATLDPLGSTPVHAVAKVVFLLPAKDEMDREAVVQIEGVTLVLCAKRRPYHDIVDFTRLGLQPQYFKIIVVKSGYLSPELAPIANPSLMALSDGSINQDIVHLPPNKYRVPSYPFVEDLTFTPKAFVSARAPA from the coding sequence GTGCATAGACGATCATTTCTCAAAACAGCTTCTGCCGCTTCCCTTTCCATGGCGGTGAAGCCTTCGTTGTTGGCGAGCATGCAGCCCCGCGTCGCGTTTGGCGGCATCGGGATCGAGTCCAGCACCTACAGCCGCATTCGTGCGCGCATGCAGGACTTTAGCGTGCTCAGCGGAACTGCTCTCACCGAGTCTCAACGATTCGCCTTTCTGAAAAAGTATGCGGTCCCATTCCTGCCCACGACCGTAGCCGCAGCCACCCCCGGAGGTCCGGTCGACCGCGCAACCTACGCTGCGATCAAGCAGCAGTTTCTCGACGGCCTGAAGGCTCTGCTCCCACTGGATGGCCTCTTCCTGCCAATGCACGGCGCAATGTTCGTGGATGGGATGCAGGACGCCGAGGGCGACTGGATGGAAGCGGCGCGCAAGGTCGTTGGGCCGGACTGCCTCCTATCCGCGAGCTACGATCTCCATGGAAACGTCAGCAAACGAGTCATCGACAACATCGATATGTTGTCCGCCTTCCGCACCGCACCACACATCGACCGTGAAGAGACGATGCAAAGGGCCTGCGCCATGCTGCTGCACTGCCTGGAGCAGCACATCCGTCCCACGCTCGTATGGGCTCCGATCCCGGTCCTGATGCCCGGAGAGCGCAGCAGCACGACCTGGCAGCCGGGCGAGAGGCTTTGGGCACAGCTTCCGAAGCTGAATGAAGAGCCTGGAATCCTGGATGTCTCCATGCTCGTGGGATACGTCTGGGCCGATGAGCCGCGGTCTACCGCCTGTGCCGTCGTCACCGGAACAGCTGTCGCCAGCGAAAAGAAAATCGCCTTGTCCCTCGCGCAGCAGTACTGGGACGCACGCCGGGAGTTTCAGTTCGGCACGGAAACCGGAACCATCGACGAGTGCATTGAAAAAGCAATGAAGGCCAAAACACAGCCGGCAATCCTCGCCGATTCCGGCGACAATCCAACTGGCGGTGGAACCAGCGACCGCGCCGAGGTATTACAGGAGTTGCTGCGCCTGAAAGCAAAGAACGTTGTATTCGCTGGCATCACCGACAGACCGGCAGCCGACAAATGTTACGCAGCCGGTGTCGGCGCTACACTTCGCCTCTCGATTGGAGCCACGCTTGACCCGCTAGGCAGCACCCCCGTCCACGCGGTGGCGAAAGTGGTGTTCCTCCTCCCCGCGAAGGATGAAATGGATCGCGAGGCCGTCGTGCAGATCGAGGGTGTAACCCTTGTGCTGTGCGCGAAGCGGCGTCCCTATCACGACATCGTAGACTTCACGCGCCTCGGGCTTCAGCCACAGTACTTCAAGATTATCGTCGTGAAGTCCGGCTATCTGTCGCCTGAACTGGCCCCCATCGCGAATCCAAGCCTCATGGCGCTCTCCGATGGATCCATCAACCAGGATATCGTTCATCTGCCGCCGAACAAGTATCGGGTGCCTTCATATCCGTTTGTCGAGGACCTGACCTTCACGCCGAAGGCCTTCGTCTCGGCGCGTGCACCGGCATAA
- a CDS encoding N-acetylglucosamine kinase translates to MSFYLALDVGGTKTDYALADETHEIARVRTGTIKRMRTDDATATVHLESALADLTALSGVDMKAIRRTCIGTAGETVPLVADWLHAAFDRRVSGERLLLGDVEIALDAAFPGQPGIVVIAGTGSNVAGRAHNGALLNAGGWGPALADQGSGHRIGLQALRAAFLAIDEALDDATRAVPTKLMPAILDFWKLPSREHLIEYANSIPAPDFSALTGLVVAVAEDGDATAKAVMQREGESLAYLVRLIARRLRTMAPDPEWVPQLAFTGSILEKVAPVREALMASLQAEFPTMQTPSEVIDPIAGAIWRARNG, encoded by the coding sequence ATGAGTTTTTATCTAGCCCTGGATGTGGGTGGCACCAAGACCGACTACGCGCTCGCCGACGAGACCCATGAGATCGCGCGTGTTCGCACTGGCACCATCAAGCGGATGCGTACCGACGATGCCACCGCGACGGTTCATCTTGAAAGTGCGCTCGCTGATCTGACGGCGCTCAGTGGCGTGGACATGAAGGCCATCCGCCGCACCTGCATCGGTACTGCCGGAGAGACAGTGCCCTTGGTCGCCGACTGGCTCCATGCTGCCTTCGATCGCCGCGTCTCCGGTGAGAGGCTCTTGCTCGGCGACGTGGAGATTGCGCTCGATGCGGCGTTTCCGGGGCAACCTGGCATCGTTGTGATCGCAGGCACCGGATCGAACGTTGCCGGACGTGCCCACAACGGTGCTTTGCTCAATGCGGGCGGATGGGGACCTGCGCTTGCGGATCAGGGATCTGGCCATCGCATCGGCCTGCAGGCGTTGCGTGCCGCCTTTCTCGCCATCGACGAGGCGCTGGACGACGCGACTCGCGCCGTTCCGACGAAGCTGATGCCCGCGATCCTCGACTTCTGGAAGCTCCCATCGCGGGAGCACCTGATCGAGTATGCGAACAGTATCCCCGCGCCGGACTTCTCCGCTCTCACCGGTCTCGTGGTGGCGGTGGCCGAGGATGGCGATGCGACTGCCAAGGCTGTGATGCAGCGTGAAGGGGAGTCTCTTGCTTATCTGGTGCGACTGATTGCGCGACGTCTGCGGACGATGGCACCCGATCCGGAGTGGGTGCCTCAGCTTGCGTTCACGGGTAGCATCCTTGAGAAAGTTGCGCCGGTACGAGAGGCCTTGATGGCCTCTCTCCAGGCTGAGTTCCCAACGATGCAAACACCGTCCGAGGTGATCGATCCGATCGCGGGAGCCATCTGGCGCGCGCGTAACGGCTAG